A genomic stretch from Primulina huaijiensis isolate GDHJ02 chromosome 14, ASM1229523v2, whole genome shotgun sequence includes:
- the LOC140957222 gene encoding oxysterol-binding protein-related protein 3C-like, with product MGSPKKDQSKGGFFSAMTSGLSMFSNAMHRSVNGLLGYEGVEVINPEGGKEDAEEEAQRGRWKKEERDGYWKMMQKYIGADVTSMVTLPVLIFEPMTMIQKVAELMEYSHLLDQADECEDPYLRLVYASSWAVSVYFAYQRTWKPFNPILGETYEMVNHGGISFISEQISHHPPMSAGHAENEHFTYDVTSKLKTKFLGNSLDVYPVGRTRVTLKRDGVILDLVPPPTKVNNLIFGRTWVDSPGEMVMTNLTTGDKVVLYFQPCGWFGANRYEVDGYVYNADEEPKILMTGKWSESMSYQPCDLEGEPLPGTELKEVWHLAETPANDKFQYTHFAHKINSFDTAPKKLLASDSRLRPDRWALEKGDLSKAGAEKSSLEEKQRAEKRNREAKGDIFTPKWFDQTDEVTPTPWGDLEVYRYNGKYTEHRNAIEKSIAVDTSDVQSTEFNPWQYANLSE from the exons ATGGGTAGTCCGAAGAAAGATCAAAGCAAGGGGGGGTTCTTCTCGGCGATGACGTCCGGATTGTCGATGTTCAGCAACGCCATGCATAGATCTGTCAACGG ATTGTTGGGTTATGAAGGGGTTGAAGTTATAAATCCTGAAGGAGGCAAAGAAGATGCAGAAGAGGAAGCACAGAGAGGAAGATGGAAGAAGGAG GAACGCGACGGTTACTGGAAGATGATGCAAAAATACATTGGTGCAGATGTTACATCAATGGTGACCCTCCCTGTTCTTATATTTGAGCCAATGACAATGATTCAGAAAGTGGCAGAG TTAATGGAATATTCACACCTTTTAGATCAAGCAGATGAATGTGAAGATCCATACTTGCGGTTGGTGTATGCAT CATCATGGGCAGTTAGTGTTTATTTTGCCTATCAACGCACCTGGAAGCCTTTCAATCCAATTCTTGGTGAGACATATGAAATGGTTAACCATGGTGGAATTTCTTTCATCTCCGAGCAG ATCAGCCATCATCCTCCTATGAGTGCTGGGCACGCTGAAAATGAACACTTCACATATGATGTGACATCTAAgttaaaaactaaatttttagGGAACTCTCTTGATGTCTATCCTGTTGGAAG AACACGTGTAACTCTCAAGCGTGATGGTGTTATCTTAGATTTGGTTCCTCCTCCAACCAAAGTCAACAATTTGATCTTTGGACGAACATGGGTGGATTCACCTGGAGAAATGGTCATGACAAACTTGACCACTGGGGACAAAGTCGTACTCTATTTTCAACCCTGTGGTTGGTTTGG GGCTAATCGATATGAGGTAGATGGATACGTATATAATGCTGACGAGGAACCTAAAATTTTGATGACCGGGAAATGGAGCGAGTCGATGAGTTATCAACCGTGTGATTTGGAAGGAGAACCTCTTCCTGGCACAGAACTGAAAGAG GTTTGGCATCTTGCAGAAACTCCAGCAAATGACAAATTTCAGTACACCCACTTCGCACATAAAATAAACAGTTTTGATACTGCTCCCAAGAAGTTGTTGGCATCAGATTCTCGGTTACGTCCTGACAGATGGGCCCTTGAGAAAGGTGACCTCTCCAAGGCCGGTGCAGAGAAGAGCAG TTTGGAAGAGAAACAGAGAGCAGAAAAAAGAAACCGGGAAGCAAAAGGTGACATATTCACACCGAAATGGTTTGATCAAACGGACGAAGTTACACCGACACCCTGGGGAGACCTTGAGGTATACCGTTACAA